The DNA window TGCTACTTCATATTTAAAAATGTATAACCCATTAAAAATAATAGAATTTTGAGTTCAAAACACCTAGAAGTAACACTATGGATAGACTTTGGCATCAATCTATTTATAGAACTTCCTACAGTTTCAATTAGTTTTCTTTTTATATGATCAAGAAATTCCTGACTTTTACTTTTAGAACGCTTTGAATTTTTACGTCTCATAGGTGAAAGGTAAATATCAACATCACTTAATACGTCTTCAAGAACATAGTCATTATATGCTCTGTCCGCATAAATAATGGCATCTTTTGGCAAATCAAAACTAAAATCTTTAAATGCTGTAATATCAGCAATAGATCCAGGTAATATTTTATATTCTACAGGTAAGCCTTTTTCATTTGTCATCAAATGGAGTCTTGCTCCGAAAAAAATTTTCTTTTACTTGAAATGTATCCTCTGTAAAGATCATGATCTAAATATATTTTGCATCTAGGAATTCTATAATTGTCACACACAGAGATAGGGAAAGAATCAATCATAAATTCTTTGGTTTCAGATCTATTTT is part of the uncultured Ilyobacter sp. genome and encodes:
- a CDS encoding transposase, whose amino-acid sequence is MTNEKGLPVEYKILPGSIADITAFKDFSFDLPKDAIIYADRAYNDYVLEDVLSDVDIYLSPMRRKNSKRSKSKSQEFLDHIKRKLIETVGSSINRLMPKSIHSVTSRCFELKILLFLMGYTFLNMK